A portion of the Eubacterium maltosivorans genome contains these proteins:
- a CDS encoding formate--tetrahydrofolate ligase yields the protein MGFKSDIEIAQEAKPLDIREIAAKLGLTEDDLELYGKYKAKVDYNLLKRETGKKARLILTTAINPTPAGEGKTTTTIGVADALSKLGKNTLVALREPSLGPVFGVKGGAAGGGYAQVVPMEDINLHFTGDFHAIGAANNLLAAMLDNHIHQGNELNIDPKRITWRRCVDMNDRQLRNIVDGLGKKGDGAVRQDGFDITVASEIMAAFCLASDIVDLKNRMGRIIVGYTYDDEPVTAGQLKANGAMAALLKDALKPNLVQTLEGTPSFVHGGPFANIAHGCNSVIATKMAMHFASDYVVTEAGFGADLGAEKFLDIKCRMAGLKPDAVIIVATVRALKYNGGVPKDELNNENLEALEAGLPNLLKHVENITQVYKLPAVVAINRFPLDTEAELKLVEDKCRELGVNVALSEVWAKGGEGGIAVANEVIRLCEEGENSFQFSYEDDMSIKDKINAIATKIYGADGVDYTPEADAEIARLTKLGFDKVPVCMAKTQYSLTDDQTKLGRPTGFRITVRQASISAGAGFIVCLTGEIMKMPGLPKEPAAERIDVDENGVISGLF from the coding sequence ATGGGTTTCAAATCAGACATCGAAATTGCACAGGAAGCTAAACCACTAGACATTCGTGAGATTGCTGCCAAGTTAGGTTTAACAGAAGATGACTTAGAATTATATGGTAAATATAAAGCTAAAGTCGATTATAATTTGTTAAAACGGGAAACCGGAAAGAAAGCAAGATTGATTTTAACAACTGCAATTAATCCCACTCCTGCTGGTGAAGGGAAAACGACAACAACGATCGGTGTTGCAGATGCTCTTTCTAAATTGGGTAAAAACACACTCGTTGCCTTAAGAGAACCTTCTTTAGGACCAGTTTTTGGTGTTAAAGGCGGCGCTGCTGGCGGCGGTTACGCTCAGGTCGTTCCAATGGAAGACATTAATCTGCATTTCACGGGCGATTTCCATGCGATTGGTGCAGCCAACAATCTTTTAGCTGCAATGCTTGATAATCACATTCATCAGGGAAATGAATTAAATATTGATCCTAAGAGAATTACATGGAGACGCTGCGTCGACATGAATGACCGTCAGTTACGTAACATCGTCGATGGCCTTGGTAAAAAAGGTGATGGCGCTGTCCGTCAGGATGGTTTTGACATTACTGTTGCTTCTGAAATCATGGCGGCTTTCTGTCTGGCAAGTGACATTGTTGACTTGAAAAATAGAATGGGTCGTATCATTGTCGGCTATACTTACGATGATGAACCGGTTACCGCTGGCCAGTTAAAAGCTAACGGCGCAATGGCTGCTTTATTAAAAGATGCTTTGAAACCAAATCTGGTACAGACACTGGAAGGAACGCCTTCTTTTGTACATGGTGGACCATTTGCAAACATCGCTCATGGCTGTAATTCTGTAATCGCTACTAAGATGGCAATGCATTTTGCTTCTGATTATGTTGTAACAGAAGCTGGTTTCGGCGCAGACTTAGGCGCAGAAAAATTCCTGGACATCAAATGCCGTATGGCAGGTTTGAAACCGGACGCCGTTATTATTGTCGCAACCGTAAGAGCGCTGAAATACAACGGTGGTGTTCCAAAAGATGAATTAAATAACGAAAACTTAGAAGCTCTGGAAGCAGGTCTTCCAAACTTATTGAAGCATGTTGAAAACATTACTCAGGTTTACAAATTACCTGCAGTAGTTGCAATCAACCGCTTCCCATTAGATACCGAAGCAGAATTAAAATTAGTAGAAGACAAATGTAGAGAACTTGGCGTTAATGTTGCGTTGTCCGAAGTATGGGCAAAAGGCGGCGAAGGCGGTATCGCAGTTGCCAATGAAGTTATCCGCCTCTGTGAAGAAGGCGAAAACAGCTTCCAGTTCTCCTATGAAGATGACATGAGCATCAAAGATAAGATCAACGCCATTGCGACTAAGATTTACGGCGCTGACGGCGTAGACTATACTCCGGAAGCGGATGCTGAAATTGCAAGATTAACCAAATTGGGCTTCGACAAAGTTCCGGTATGTATGGCTAAGACACAGTACTCCTTAACAGATGACCAGACCAAACTGGGCCGTCCGACTGGTTTCAGAATTACTGTTCGTCAGGCAAGTATTTCTGCAGGTGCAGGCTTTATCGTATGCTTAACCGGCGAAATCATGAAAATGCCTGGTTTGCCAAAAGAACCTGCAGCAGAACGTATTGATGTTGATGAAAACGGCGTAATCTCCGGCTTGTTCTAG
- a CDS encoding methyltetrahydrofolate cobalamin methyltransferase produces MIIIGEKLNGAIPVVKKAIEEKDEAFIRDRAIAQAEAGATYIDVCAGTAPEIELESLKWMMDIVQEAVETPLCIDSPDPEILKAVFPLCKKPGLVNSVSGEGNKMDVLLPLFDDADPAWELVAMTCDNAGIPNTVEKKVELTKMMVEEAKKHNLTPNRIHIDPCVMALSTENHSFLNFKAEIEGIREIYPDIHITSGLSNISFGLPARKLMNQNFMTLSMFVGMDSAVMDPTSRDMMGAIFATDALLGNDRLCRKYSKAFRQGKIGPVQAK; encoded by the coding sequence ATGATTATTATTGGAGAAAAACTGAACGGTGCGATTCCAGTGGTTAAAAAAGCCATTGAAGAAAAAGACGAAGCATTCATTAGAGACAGAGCAATAGCTCAGGCAGAAGCCGGTGCTACCTACATCGACGTATGTGCTGGTACAGCTCCTGAAATTGAACTGGAATCTTTGAAATGGATGATGGACATTGTACAGGAAGCCGTTGAAACACCACTGTGTATCGACAGCCCGGACCCTGAAATTTTAAAGGCTGTTTTCCCATTATGTAAAAAACCAGGCCTGGTAAACTCTGTTTCCGGCGAAGGTAACAAAATGGATGTTCTTTTACCATTATTTGACGATGCAGATCCAGCATGGGAACTGGTTGCCATGACCTGTGACAACGCCGGTATTCCAAACACCGTTGAAAAGAAAGTTGAATTAACAAAAATGATGGTTGAAGAAGCTAAAAAGCATAATCTGACACCAAACAGAATTCATATTGACCCATGTGTAATGGCTTTATCAACAGAAAACCATTCTTTCTTAAACTTCAAAGCGGAAATCGAAGGAATCAGAGAAATTTATCCTGACATTCATATTACTTCAGGCTTAAGCAACATTTCTTTCGGTTTACCAGCCAGAAAATTAATGAATCAGAATTTTATGACTTTATCCATGTTTGTAGGTATGGACTCTGCTGTTATGGATCCGACAAGCCGCGACATGATGGGCGCTATTTTCGCAACAGACGCTTTATTAGGAAACGACAGACTTTGCAGAAAATACAGCAAAGCTTTCAGACAAGGTAAGATTGGACCGGTTCAGGCGAAATAA
- a CDS encoding ASKHA domain-containing protein codes for MRVLFPLLEEEIEVSQDSLVSDVCASIGLPLNLVCGGKGRCKKCLVNVKENGEMKEVLACQYSVSDGMEIYASREQAASQILETSSNSDLPFDPIVKCYSLNYTDLVTPMCTYDLDVLRKLIPQTLDTPDYSVLKHFSEIYFLEGYEKLHVIVSGNKIIDFIPSNEAEKPVYGIAFDIGTTSVVGYLYDITSGCLLNQHSMLNKQIAFGGDVISRIDYAGEGPESLHKIYEAIMETLAEIITQVCKKASVDTNDVYQTVYCGNSTMAHLFLELNPKHLGLAPFLGFCKDAVSLKGMDTPLPINPKGTVTFMPLLGGFVGADTTAVLLGLPRDKKMRLMIDLGTNGEIAVGNCDKYYVASTACGPALEGAGLTMGMRGTTGAIEKVGCENGKITYSVIGKTAPQGFCGSGIVDAIAMLFREGLIAKRGNFIKGDALDAHPMKNRFGVDENNQRYFKIVTASENPEGKDIIITQKDVRAVQLAKAAIYTGCCLLSENYGIKGSDLEEIVIAGAFGNYIDVHNAQFIGLLPKIEGVPVRSIGNGAGTGAQLYLLSKEEADICNAIPTITTHIELATDPKFVDTYMMNTMFGDNVMI; via the coding sequence ATGCGTGTATTGTTCCCATTACTTGAGGAAGAGATAGAAGTGTCTCAGGACAGTTTGGTTTCTGACGTCTGTGCCTCTATCGGCCTGCCATTAAACCTTGTCTGCGGCGGAAAGGGGCGCTGTAAAAAATGTCTGGTCAACGTTAAGGAAAACGGAGAAATGAAAGAGGTACTGGCCTGCCAGTACTCTGTTTCTGACGGGATGGAGATTTATGCTTCCCGTGAGCAGGCTGCCAGCCAGATCCTTGAAACCTCATCCAACAGTGATCTTCCTTTTGACCCTATCGTAAAATGCTATTCATTAAATTATACTGATCTTGTTACGCCTATGTGCACCTATGATCTGGACGTTCTGCGCAAGCTCATACCACAGACCCTTGACACGCCGGATTATTCTGTTTTAAAGCATTTTTCAGAAATTTACTTTTTGGAGGGGTATGAAAAACTACATGTTATTGTCTCTGGCAACAAGATTATTGATTTTATTCCTTCAAATGAAGCTGAAAAACCTGTTTACGGTATTGCCTTTGACATTGGCACCACCTCTGTTGTCGGGTATCTCTATGATATAACAAGCGGATGCCTGCTAAACCAACACTCGATGTTAAACAAACAAATTGCCTTTGGAGGGGATGTTATCAGCCGCATTGACTATGCCGGTGAAGGGCCGGAAAGTCTCCACAAAATTTACGAAGCCATCATGGAAACTCTGGCTGAGATTATCACTCAGGTCTGTAAAAAGGCTTCTGTCGATACAAACGATGTTTACCAGACGGTTTATTGCGGAAACAGTACCATGGCTCATTTATTTCTGGAGCTTAATCCAAAGCATCTTGGGCTGGCGCCATTCCTCGGATTCTGTAAGGATGCCGTATCACTTAAAGGTATGGACACACCTCTCCCGATTAACCCCAAGGGCACGGTTACCTTTATGCCTTTGCTCGGCGGTTTCGTAGGGGCAGATACCACCGCGGTTCTTTTAGGCCTGCCACGCGATAAAAAAATGCGGCTTATGATTGACCTTGGCACAAATGGCGAGATCGCCGTTGGAAACTGTGACAAATACTATGTCGCTTCCACCGCATGCGGACCTGCTCTGGAGGGTGCAGGCCTGACCATGGGAATGCGCGGTACCACCGGAGCCATTGAAAAGGTTGGTTGCGAAAACGGTAAAATCACTTATTCTGTCATCGGTAAAACAGCTCCCCAGGGCTTCTGCGGCTCCGGTATTGTCGATGCCATCGCCATGCTGTTCCGTGAAGGACTCATCGCTAAACGAGGTAACTTTATTAAAGGCGACGCTTTAGACGCCCATCCCATGAAAAACCGTTTTGGCGTGGATGAAAATAATCAGCGGTATTTTAAAATTGTAACAGCCAGCGAAAATCCTGAAGGCAAAGACATTATTATCACGCAAAAAGACGTCCGCGCCGTCCAGCTCGCAAAGGCTGCCATTTACACTGGCTGCTGCCTGCTCTCCGAAAATTATGGCATCAAGGGCAGTGATCTTGAAGAAATCGTCATTGCCGGCGCCTTTGGAAACTACATTGATGTTCACAATGCGCAGTTTATTGGATTACTGCCCAAAATTGAAGGTGTCCCTGTACGTTCTATCGGCAATGGTGCAGGCACTGGCGCACAGTTATATTTACTGTCGAAGGAAGAGGCTGATATCTGCAATGCTATTCCAACGATCACCACCCATATCGAGCTGGCAACTGATCCAAAATTTGTCGATACCTATATGATGAATACCATGTTTGGGGATAATGTGATGATTTAA
- a CDS encoding PadR family transcriptional regulator: MKSIKRVCACKGGTLTRFIQPVILTILSEQDDHGYSILSKLSGTYLWKDKKPDASGLYRTLKNMEQQGLIISHIDIADNENMGKRVFSITSAGLECMMHWKETLEDYQKGIDEIIAGIEEAAVKRKLD; encoded by the coding sequence ATGAAAAGTATTAAGAGAGTGTGCGCCTGCAAGGGTGGAACACTGACCCGCTTTATACAGCCTGTGATCCTGACTATTCTTTCAGAACAGGACGACCACGGCTACAGTATTTTATCAAAGCTGTCCGGCACTTATTTGTGGAAGGATAAAAAACCGGATGCCTCTGGTCTTTACAGAACCCTTAAAAATATGGAGCAGCAGGGACTCATCATTTCGCATATTGACATTGCAGACAATGAAAACATGGGAAAGAGAGTCTTTTCCATTACATCCGCCGGACTAGAATGCATGATGCACTGGAAAGAAACATTGGAGGACTACCAGAAAGGTATCGATGAGATTATTGCCGGGATTGAGGAAGCAGCCGTGAAGAGAAAACTGGACTGA
- the rsmA gene encoding 16S rRNA (adenine(1518)-N(6)/adenine(1519)-N(6))-dimethyltransferase RsmA: protein MEKLTSPKVIEGILNKYDLHFNKRYGQNFLIDENIVRKIVEAGNVHKSDTVLEVGPGIGTMTQVLAEAAGKVYSVEIDKKLIPVLAETLEDYDNVEIVQGDILKTDIPGLLQTNLQENPLKIVANLPYYVTTPIIMGFLESDLPIEQMTFMIQKEVGERLCAEPGTKAYGSLTIAARFYAETEISFYVPAAVFMPRPKVDSIVVTLKKRPEPVIQVSDKKLFFQIVKASFLNRRKTLINGLQMNTDYPKERLLDALEKCGIAPGVRGETLTGEDFARLANTLTVE, encoded by the coding sequence ATGGAAAAACTGACCTCCCCAAAGGTAATTGAGGGGATCTTAAATAAATATGACCTGCATTTTAACAAACGTTATGGACAAAACTTTTTGATTGATGAAAATATCGTGCGAAAAATTGTAGAAGCCGGCAATGTGCATAAAAGTGACACTGTATTGGAGGTAGGGCCAGGGATCGGTACCATGACTCAGGTGCTGGCCGAAGCCGCCGGAAAAGTTTATTCTGTAGAAATAGACAAGAAATTGATTCCTGTTTTGGCTGAAACCCTGGAGGACTATGATAATGTTGAGATTGTTCAGGGAGATATTTTAAAAACAGACATTCCAGGATTACTTCAGACGAATCTGCAGGAAAATCCGTTAAAAATTGTTGCAAATCTGCCGTATTATGTTACCACGCCGATTATTATGGGTTTTCTGGAATCAGACCTGCCCATTGAACAGATGACCTTTATGATCCAGAAAGAAGTGGGCGAACGGCTTTGTGCGGAACCTGGCACAAAAGCCTACGGTTCACTGACCATTGCGGCCAGGTTCTATGCCGAAACAGAAATCAGTTTTTATGTGCCCGCTGCGGTTTTTATGCCAAGGCCAAAGGTAGACTCCATTGTCGTTACACTGAAAAAAAGACCGGAGCCGGTCATTCAGGTGTCTGATAAGAAACTTTTTTTTCAGATCGTAAAAGCTTCGTTTTTAAACCGCAGAAAAACACTGATCAATGGTCTGCAAATGAACACAGATTACCCGAAAGAGCGTTTGCTTGACGCCCTTGAAAAATGTGGAATAGCTCCAGGCGTGCGTGGAGAAACCCTGACCGGAGAAGATTTTGCCCGTCTGGCAAATACTCTGACAGTAGAATAG
- a CDS encoding CCA tRNA nucleotidyltransferase, with protein sequence MKKAIETLFQVFREHHKQLYIVGGAVRDMLLGQTPSDYDFTTDALPDEVESWFEHTIIVGKRFGTIGVIIDRKVYEITTFRREAGYGDGRHPDEVLFTGDVREDVRRRDFTINGLLMDEHGCIFDYVGGLKDLRKGMVRCIGNPGRRFEEDRLRKWRCIRLAAEKRMELDEETRSAIRDDPDTTGVSIERIREELTRIMLCEKVAWGGYLLIKTELLGDLLNRMVPDYWKRCEDYLIDGFEIMGYLPKKVPLRLASLLLNMFPEERKVFLREMRYSNKEKQLAYAYCHHVVADSQDIVGFKEALADIGMENAEDFLAFQDGLAYWDGDPSIKRAAEQNQRVYRRIIANREPMTLRELAVGGKDLTDRGYQGEAIKESLTRLLKRVYEYPEENKKDRLLSWLERETHGKTDLPKGN encoded by the coding sequence ATGAAAAAAGCAATCGAAACCTTATTTCAAGTTTTCAGAGAACACCATAAGCAGCTGTATATTGTGGGGGGAGCCGTCCGTGATATGCTTCTGGGCCAAACCCCGAGCGACTATGATTTCACGACCGATGCCCTGCCGGACGAAGTGGAGAGCTGGTTTGAGCACACCATCATCGTCGGCAAACGCTTTGGGACCATTGGCGTTATAATAGACAGAAAAGTATATGAAATCACCACCTTTCGCAGGGAGGCCGGTTATGGTGATGGCCGTCATCCTGATGAGGTGCTGTTTACTGGTGACGTGAGAGAAGATGTCAGACGCCGTGACTTCACCATTAATGGCTTATTAATGGATGAACACGGCTGTATTTTTGATTATGTCGGCGGACTTAAAGACCTCAGGAAGGGCATGGTTCGTTGTATTGGCAATCCTGGAAGGCGTTTCGAGGAAGACCGTCTGAGAAAATGGCGCTGTATCCGCCTTGCGGCTGAAAAGCGCATGGAGCTGGACGAGGAAACCCGCAGCGCTATCCGGGATGATCCGGATACGACAGGTGTCAGTATTGAGCGGATACGCGAGGAGCTCACCCGGATCATGCTATGTGAGAAAGTAGCCTGGGGCGGATATCTTCTCATAAAAACAGAACTTCTGGGCGATCTGTTAAACCGCATGGTTCCTGATTACTGGAAACGGTGCGAGGATTATCTTATCGACGGCTTTGAAATTATGGGGTATCTGCCTAAAAAGGTGCCGCTTCGGCTGGCATCGCTCCTGCTAAATATGTTTCCGGAAGAGCGTAAGGTTTTTCTCAGGGAAATGCGCTATTCCAACAAAGAAAAACAACTGGCTTACGCCTACTGTCACCATGTAGTGGCGGATAGCCAGGATATTGTGGGTTTTAAGGAAGCACTGGCAGATATCGGAATGGAAAATGCGGAGGACTTTCTGGCTTTTCAGGACGGATTGGCCTATTGGGATGGAGACCCTTCCATTAAACGTGCAGCGGAACAAAATCAACGGGTGTACCGCCGGATTATCGCAAACCGTGAGCCTATGACTTTAAGAGAGCTGGCCGTTGGCGGAAAAGATCTGACGGACAGAGGCTATCAGGGAGAAGCGATTAAGGAGAGCTTGACCCGGCTGCTGAAGAGAGTTTATGAGTACCCCGAAGAAAATAAGAAAGACAGGCTTTTGTCCTGGCTGGAAAGAGAAACACATGGAAAAACTGACCTCCCCAAAGGTAATTGA
- a CDS encoding HAD-IA family hydrolase yields MAYKCVVFDFDGTLADTEEKTFNIYNDMAEKYKYRKITKEELQHIKNLHIKEIMEIVDIPFYKLPRVLSEGQKRMRATMEDIRAFYPEIKTFMDDLTQITEYRGILTSNIEKTVQSFLRHYRLEEDIDFIMCSALLSKEKKIKKVLKKYDLKKEELLYVGDETRDIESCHRAGVDVVAVKWGYNTPKALERCNPTYMVDHTTDILTIVKNKM; encoded by the coding sequence ATGGCTTATAAATGTGTGGTTTTTGATTTTGACGGTACTTTAGCCGATACAGAGGAAAAAACCTTCAATATATACAACGATATGGCTGAAAAGTACAAATATCGAAAAATCACAAAAGAAGAGCTGCAGCATATAAAAAATCTGCATATAAAAGAAATTATGGAAATTGTGGATATTCCTTTTTATAAACTGCCAAGAGTCCTGAGCGAGGGCCAGAAGAGGATGCGGGCAACCATGGAAGATATACGGGCGTTTTATCCGGAGATAAAAACCTTCATGGACGACCTCACCCAGATCACTGAATACCGGGGGATACTGACCTCCAATATCGAAAAAACAGTACAGTCTTTTTTAAGGCATTATCGGCTGGAGGAAGATATTGATTTTATTATGTGCTCAGCGCTTCTGTCAAAGGAAAAGAAAATAAAAAAAGTTCTTAAGAAATATGATCTTAAGAAGGAGGAACTGCTTTACGTTGGCGACGAAACCAGAGATATTGAATCCTGCCACCGGGCAGGTGTGGACGTGGTGGCAGTAAAATGGGGGTATAACACGCCCAAAGCCCTGGAACGCTGTAATCCCACCTATATGGTGGATCATACCACCGATATTCTGACCATCGTAAAGAATAAAATGTAA
- a CDS encoding GGDEF domain-containing protein: MDTFLIFNLIGNISLWLLIIALIITGFFYYNYRLKKENLEQKEQYRLDVDLIRTMLNMVSDCVILLDESGTILRVNKKLEEYYGRSADKIVGKNYQRFHTDFDYEEHKSNMRLNFDLGSTYTLSVKYYMPDRSVIPFSVEIHRFIFSERVYYGIVARDEKNLQEREAYIEEQASKLVEIEHIARMGYWELNHQNKEIVWSRELYHILGYEINTIKPNLDILFKMVYPADQERVTKAFLDAFQNQETVDIHHRIITTKNEVVDVLNRIRHTFSSKNEHLSTIGIVQNISEEKELRDNLDFQSQYSKAVVDNSDMLVLTTDENNNILEVNPFIEELTGQSRENLIGQPAEEIFGRVGQRHTNKDRNYRRPLDLRDKEGRIRWIYWNTRELSYFDNRRVCVSVGLDVSEGVEYRNKFEYLAYHEPITGLASRLKLRQVLTRYFAKNAGKPGKHMALLNISLTNYHEINDLYGYEVGDQLVKQVCEQLSDRVGHYGLLARHSDDLLVLFLPNRNAREKIEPICIEIIECLNEPCVVEGMTFTIGGQIGVAKYPENAQNKEDLQRFADAAMNCARLDTSIDYYFFDDKLRRKMVDDKRMYRKNYKK; this comes from the coding sequence ATGGATACATTTTTAATATTCAACCTGATTGGCAATATCAGCCTCTGGCTGTTGATCATTGCCTTGATTATAACTGGCTTTTTCTATTACAATTACCGTTTAAAAAAAGAAAACCTTGAGCAAAAGGAACAGTACCGCCTGGACGTAGACCTGATCAGAACCATGCTCAATATGGTATCGGATTGTGTGATCCTTCTGGATGAAAGCGGCACGATCCTCCGTGTCAACAAAAAGCTGGAGGAATATTATGGGCGCTCGGCTGATAAGATTGTCGGCAAGAATTATCAGCGGTTTCATACAGATTTTGATTATGAAGAGCATAAATCGAATATGCGGCTTAATTTTGATTTGGGAAGCACCTATACGCTTTCGGTAAAATACTATATGCCGGATCGTTCTGTCATACCTTTTTCAGTTGAAATTCACCGCTTTATTTTCAGCGAAAGGGTATATTATGGCATTGTGGCCAGAGATGAAAAGAATCTTCAGGAACGTGAAGCTTATATTGAAGAGCAGGCGAGCAAGCTGGTGGAGATCGAGCATATTGCCCGCATGGGCTATTGGGAGCTGAACCACCAGAATAAGGAAATTGTCTGGTCCAGAGAGCTTTATCACATTTTGGGTTATGAAATTAATACAATTAAACCAAATCTGGACATTCTGTTTAAAATGGTTTACCCGGCCGACCAGGAACGAGTAACAAAAGCCTTTCTGGACGCGTTCCAGAATCAGGAGACGGTGGATATTCATCACCGCATTATCACAACTAAAAACGAAGTTGTGGATGTGCTCAACCGTATCCGGCATACTTTTTCCAGCAAAAATGAGCACCTGTCCACCATCGGGATCGTCCAGAATATTTCGGAGGAAAAGGAACTCAGAGATAACCTGGATTTTCAAAGCCAGTATTCAAAAGCCGTTGTGGATAATTCGGATATGCTGGTATTAACGACCGACGAAAATAATAATATTTTGGAAGTCAATCCGTTCATTGAAGAACTGACTGGCCAGTCAAGAGAAAACCTCATCGGCCAGCCCGCAGAAGAAATTTTTGGCCGTGTTGGCCAGCGCCATACCAATAAGGACAGAAATTACCGCAGGCCCCTTGACCTTCGTGACAAGGAGGGCAGAATCCGCTGGATCTACTGGAACACGAGAGAGTTGTCATATTTTGATAACCGTCGTGTTTGTGTCAGTGTTGGGCTGGATGTATCAGAAGGCGTGGAATACCGCAATAAGTTTGAATACCTTGCCTACCATGAACCCATCACGGGTCTCGCCAGCCGGCTTAAGCTGCGCCAGGTTCTCACCCGCTATTTTGCAAAAAATGCCGGAAAGCCTGGGAAACATATGGCGCTGCTCAATATATCGTTGACCAATTACCATGAAATTAACGATCTGTATGGCTACGAGGTTGGTGATCAGCTGGTTAAACAGGTATGTGAGCAGCTGAGTGACCGCGTAGGCCATTATGGTCTTCTGGCCCGCCACAGCGATGATTTGCTGGTGCTTTTTTTGCCAAACCGTAACGCCAGAGAAAAAATTGAGCCGATTTGTATCGAGATTATTGAATGCCTCAACGAACCCTGTGTTGTGGAGGGAATGACCTTTACGATAGGCGGCCAGATTGGCGTGGCAAAATATCCCGAAAATGCGCAGAATAAAGAGGACCTTCAGCGCTTTGCTGACGCGGCCATGAACTGCGCCCGGCTGGATACCTCCATCGATTATTACTTTTTTGACGACAAGCTCAGAAGAAAAATGGTCGATGATAAACGGATGTACAGAAAGAACTATAAAAAATGA
- the hisZ gene encoding ATP phosphoribosyltransferase regulatory subunit: MLENYTIDGFENIQYQGYPALQKIENNLGQLFELYGYHPISTPTFEAYDLYAAEDSIASDDLFKLVNHQGKVLALKPDATLAVTRMAAINHHDPDEIIKFSYLTNIYRSFASPESVKKEMTQMGVEYFGNNSPECDGEIIALAIESLLSNGIEDVHIDLGHVGFINHLMDELAFSPKEKTQLFKYIENKNIGDIGEFLSRKNLDDKVAAIILKLPKLYGEPQQVFKKMESLCINDAMKCVVDKLKAIYRHLEVTGYARYISFDLGFTNQMNYYSDLIFKGYINNWGEPVINGGRYNHLSEKFGISRPACGFGIDLLKMMEYMEQYHLMPQTEKKKNVILYAPEDKCEGYKSAEILRQKGQPAELFVLKTTPEECVAALSRNALYQDAHYYLIRDQKTYRFTGQSFQAIDSIIEAEVN; encoded by the coding sequence ATGCTAGAAAATTATACGATCGATGGCTTTGAGAATATCCAATATCAAGGCTATCCCGCACTGCAGAAAATAGAGAATAACCTGGGACAGCTTTTTGAACTGTACGGTTACCATCCCATATCGACACCGACCTTTGAGGCCTATGATCTGTACGCTGCCGAGGATTCCATCGCCAGCGATGATCTGTTTAAACTTGTCAACCATCAGGGGAAGGTGCTGGCCCTTAAGCCTGACGCCACGCTGGCTGTCACCCGCATGGCCGCCATCAATCACCACGATCCCGATGAAATAATCAAATTTTCATATTTAACCAATATTTACCGCAGCTTCGCATCACCGGAAAGCGTTAAAAAGGAAATGACTCAGATGGGCGTTGAATACTTTGGGAATAACAGCCCTGAGTGTGATGGCGAGATTATCGCACTGGCCATCGAGTCCCTTTTGTCTAACGGCATCGAGGACGTCCATATTGATCTCGGACACGTCGGCTTTATCAATCACCTGATGGATGAGCTGGCCTTCAGCCCTAAGGAAAAAACACAGCTGTTTAAATACATCGAAAACAAAAACATCGGCGATATCGGCGAATTTTTAAGCCGCAAAAACCTTGATGATAAAGTCGCAGCTATTATTTTAAAATTACCCAAACTTTACGGCGAACCACAGCAGGTTTTCAAAAAAATGGAATCGCTCTGCATAAATGACGCTATGAAATGTGTGGTGGATAAGTTAAAGGCCATTTACCGTCATCTGGAGGTTACAGGCTATGCCCGGTATATCTCCTTTGATTTAGGTTTCACCAATCAGATGAACTACTATTCTGACCTTATCTTCAAGGGCTATATCAACAATTGGGGTGAGCCAGTGATCAATGGTGGCCGTTACAACCATTTATCTGAAAAATTCGGCATTTCCCGTCCAGCCTGCGGCTTTGGGATCGATCTGTTGAAAATGATGGAGTATATGGAGCAATACCATCTGATGCCTCAAACTGAAAAGAAAAAAAACGTTATTCTCTATGCTCCGGAGGACAAATGTGAAGGGTATAAAAGCGCAGAGATTCTGCGTCAAAAGGGACAGCCCGCTGAATTGTTTGTCTTAAAAACCACTCCTGAGGAATGTGTCGCTGCTCTTTCCCGGAACGCACTCTATCAGGATGCCCATTATTATTTGATCCGCGATCAGAAGACCTACCGTTTTACTGGTCAAAGCTTTCAAGCCATTGACAGCATCATCGAAGCAGAGGTGAACTAA